The proteins below are encoded in one region of Telopea speciosissima isolate NSW1024214 ecotype Mountain lineage chromosome 10, Tspe_v1, whole genome shotgun sequence:
- the LOC122642611 gene encoding 60S ribosomal protein L21-1 produces the protein MPAGHGVRSRTRDLFARPFRKKGYIPLTTYLRTFKIGDFVDVKVNGAVHKGMPHKFYHGRTGRVWNVTKRAIGVEINKQVGHRIIRKRIHVRVEHVQISRCGEELRLRKVKNDQLKAEAKARGEVISTKRQPEGPKPGFMVEGATLETVTPIPYDVVNDLKGGY, from the exons ATGCCGGCTGGCCATGGTGTGCGATCAAGAACGAGAGATCTGTTCGCTCGTCCCTTCAGGAAGAAGGGTTACATTCCATTAACGACGTATCTGAGGACATTTAAGATCGGAGATTTCGTCGATGTCAAGGTTAACGGAGCCGTTCACAAGGGTATGCCACACAAATTCTACCATGGCCGCACCGGTAGGGTCTGGAACGTCACCAAACGTGCAATTGGCGTTGAAATCAATAAGCAG GTTGGACACAGAATAATCAGGAAACGAATTCATGTCCGTGTGGAGCATGTTCAGATTTCAAGGTGCGGAGAGGAACTCCGACTACGGAAGGTAAAGAACGATCAACTAAAGGCAGAGGCTAAGGCCCGAGGTGAGGTCATTAGCACAAAGAGGCAGCCAGAGGGGCCTAAACCAGGTTTCATGGTGGAAGGTGCAACTTTGGAAACTGTGACCCCCATCCCCTATGATGTTGTTAATGATCTAAAAGGTGGTTACTAG